The following coding sequences lie in one Ctenopharyngodon idella isolate HZGC_01 chromosome 11, HZGC01, whole genome shotgun sequence genomic window:
- the srgap2 gene encoding SLIT-ROBO Rho GTPase-activating protein 2 isoform X4, translated as MDYSRNLEKLAERFLAKTRYTKDPQFKKEQNVLSPVNCWNLLLAQVKRESRDHATLSDLYLNNIIPRFAQISEDSGRLFKKSKEVGLQLQEDLMKVLNELYTVMKTYHMYNMDSINAESKLKDAEKQEEKQMSRSVRHEDRQTPRSPDSLTSIKIEEKHVRRSSVKKIEKMKEKRQAKYTENKLKAIKARNEYLLALEATNSCVFKYYIHDLSDLIDCCDLGYHASLNRALRTYLSAEFNVETSKHSGLETIENAAENLEANADKQRLMETYNNVFCPPMRFDFQSHMGDMVGHMCAQQPVQVELIQRCQQLQSRLSTLKIENEEVKKTMEATLQTIQDMVTIEDFDVTDCFHHSNSMESVKSTVSESFMSKPSLAKRRANQQETEQFYFTKLKEFLEGRNLITKLQAKHELIQKTLGESQKTDYCLASGRRNSTVRKQEPSQIIPLMVESCIRFISRHGLHHEGIFRVSGSQVEVNDIKNAFERGEDPLAGDQNDHDMDSIAGVLKLYFRGLEHALFPKEVFHDLMSCVSMENLQDRAVHIRKVLLSLPSNTLVIMRYLFAFLNHLSQYSDDNMMDPYNLAICFGPTLMSVPEGHDQVSCQAHVNELIKTIIIHHESIFPGPRELEGPIYDHGGATEEYCDSPHIEPPLVDEPAPDTTSEIHNSDDVKSGSLNVSESDPIEAIARFDYSGRTNRELSFKKGASLLLYHRASDDWWEGRHNGTEGLVPHQYIVVQDMPDGYAGRGSPKADLEASHDAVEEKVSTRASASSPIGGHVADIYLANLNKLRKRPEATSIRRTIRAVEGLGEGSSGAAGGLKTSSMPAGGLAKEGTDKRPVSAHSVLNSITRHSSLKTKVEGPQLRKSTPAGRSKSFSNHRPLDPEVIAQVEHSSQDIEATMNTALSDLRELERQSSVKHAPDVVLDTLEQLKSGGASEPSSPLHSRLLREADSSQHPLQRSASSASDMPSTFRPGKSASPKSPLSSMSTTGLSASGSTFRDNKPPATKPKPVVFPKSSSAGGSPAMGSPTTTIPPTPPPPPPPTDKSCPV; from the exons GTGATGAAGACCTATCACATGTACAATATGGACAGCATCAACGCTGAGAGCAAGCTGAAGGATGCAGAAAAGCAAGAGGAGAAGCAGATGAGCCGCAGTGTCCGACACGAGGACAGGCAGACACCGCGCTCACCCGACTCCCTCACCAGCATCAAGATCGAGGAAAAACATGTGCGCCGCAGCTCCGTCAAGAAGATTGAGAAGATGAAGGAGAAG CGGCAAGCAAAATACACTGAGAACAAGCTGAAAGCCATCAAGGCCAGGAATGAGTACCTTCTTGCTCTGGAGGCCACCAACAGCTGCGTGTTCAAATACTATATCCATGATCTGTCTGACCTCATAGAT TGCTGTGACCTAGGCTACCATGCCAGCCTGAACCGTGCACTGCGTACCTACCTCTCGGCTGAGTTTAACGTTGAGACTTCCAAGCACAGTGGTCTGGAGACCATCGAAAATGCTGCAGAGAACCTGGAGGCCAACGCAGACAAACAAAGGCTCATGGAGACCTACAACAATGTCTTTTGCCCTCCGATGCGCTTCGATTTCCAGTCTCACATGGGTGATATG GTGGGACATATGTGTGCCCAGCAGCCTGTACAGGTAGAGCTGATCCAGAGATGCCAGCAGCTACAGTCCCGCCTGTCCACACTGAAGATAGAGAATGAAGAG GTGAAGAAGACGATGGAGGCCACTCTACAGACCATCCAGGACATGGTGACCATTGAGGACTTTGATGTGACTGACTGTTTCCACCACAGTAACTCAATGGAGTCAGTCAAGTCCACTGTGTCTGAATCTTTCATGAGCAAACCCAGCCTAGCCAAGAGACGAGCCAACCAGCAGGAGACAGAACAGTTCTACTTCACG AAACTGAAGGAGTTTCTGGAGGGCAGGAACCTCATCACCAAACTACAGGCTAAACATGAACTGATCCAAAAGACTCTGGGAGAAA GTCAGAAGACCGACTACTGCCTTGCCAG CGGACGGAGGAACTCCACTGTGCGAAAACAG GAGCCCAGCCAAATCATTCCCCTGATGGTGGAGAGTTGTATTCGCTTCATCAGTCGACATG GTCTCCATCACGAGGGGATATTCAGGGTGTCTGGCTCCCAGGTGGAAGTCAATGACATTAAGAACGCCTTTGAAAGAG GTGAGGACCCGCTAGCTGGGGATCAGAATGATCATGATATGGACTCCATCGCTGGAGTGTTAAAGCTCTACTTCAGGGGCCTGGAGCACGCCCTCTTTCCTAAGGAAGTCTTCCATGACCTAATGTCCTGTGTCT CCATGGAGAACCTCCAGGACAGAGCTGTCCACATCCGCAAAGTCCTGCTGTCACTACCCAGCAACACCTTGGTTATCATGAGATACCTGTTCGCTTTCCTCAACCA TCTGTCCCAGTACAGTGATGACAACATGATGGACCCCTACAACCTGGCTATCTGCTTCGGCCCCACACTCATGTCTGTGCCTGAGGGCCACGACCAAGTCTCCTGCCAGGCACATGTGAATGAGCTCATCAAAACCATTATTATCCATCATGAGAGCATCTTTCCAGGGCCCCGTGAGCTGGAGGGGCCCATCTATGACCATGGAGGAGCCACTGAGGAATACTG TGATAGTCCACACATTGAGCCCCCCCTAGTGGATGAACCTGCTCCTGACACCACCTCTGAAATCCACAACAGCGATGATG TAAAGTCAGGGTCCTTGAACGTTTCAGAGTCTGACCCCATCGAGGCCATTGCACGTTTTGACTACTCTGGACGCACCAACCGCGAGCTTTCCTTTAAGAAGGGGGCGTCTTTGCTGCTGTACCACCGTGCATCTGATGACTGGTGGGAGGGTCGCCACAACGGCACAGAGGGACTCGTGCCGCACCAGTACATTGTAGTGCAGGACAT GCCTGATGGATATGCAGGCAGAGGAAGTCCCAAAGCTGACCTAGAGGCATCCCATGATGCTGTGGAAGAGAAAGTGTCTACCAGAGCCAGTGCCAGTTCACCCATTGGAGGTCATGTGGCTGATATATACCTAGCTAACCTCAACAA GTTGAGGAAACGTCCAGAAGCAACCAGCATCCGGAGAACAATCCGGGCAGTGGAGGGGCTTGGTGAGGGCTCATCCGGAGCAGCAGGGGGTTTAAAGACCTCCTCCATGCCTGCAGGTGGACTGGCCAAGGAGGGGACAGACAAGCGACCAGTCAGCGCTCACAGCGTCCTGAACTCCATCACTCGACACTCGTCTCTGAAGACTAAGGTGGAAGGTCCTCAGCTCCGTAAGTCCACGCCTGCAGGACGATCCAAGAGTTTCAGCAATCACAGACCACTGGACCCGGAGGTCATCGCTCAGGTGGAGCACAGCTCACAG GACATTGAGGCCACTATGAACACAGCTCTAAGTGATCTCCGAGAGCTGGAGAGGCAGAGCAGCGTCAAACACGCTCCTGACGTTGTGCTTGACACTCTAGAGCAGCTAAAAAGCGGCGGGGCTTCTGAACCCTCCAGCCCGCTTCATTCCCGCCTGCTCCGTGAGGCCGACTCCTCCCAGCATCCTCTGCAGCGCAGCGCCAGTTCGGCCAGCGACATGCCCTCCACCTTCCGGCCCGGCAAGAGTGCCAGTCCCAAGAGCCCTCTTTCTTCAATGTCTACCACAGGTCTATCTGCTTCCGGCTCCACCTTCAGAGATAACAAACCTCCAGCCACCAAACCCAAGCCTGTTGTGTTCCCAAAAAGCAGTTCGGCCGGGGGCAGTCCAGCGATGGGATCCCCAACCACCACCATACCACCAACACCACCACCCCCTCCGCCGCCCACCGACAAGTCCTGCCCGGTCTGA